The proteins below come from a single Eucalyptus grandis isolate ANBG69807.140 chromosome 3, ASM1654582v1, whole genome shotgun sequence genomic window:
- the LOC104439883 gene encoding 6-hydroxynicotinate 3-monooxygenase, with the protein MNYSNDLSHQNKPKPKAVIVGGSIAGVSCAHALILAGWDVVVIEKSCRPPKGNPTGAGLAFDPLSQELIGSWTGRPELLHDITSPLAIDLNQAIDDEKSIKILARDENFNHRAAHWSSLHHHLFSALPPEIFLWGHLFLSFSISKDKRQVKIRAQVLDTEETAEVDEDLLVAADGCNSLIRKHYFPDVKLRYSGYCGWRGVLGYSGIEDSKTIKNVREAYPELGKCLYIDLTPGNHTVFFEIPNKRLNWTWCLNQPEPHLKGNSVTMKVSDEMIQKMYQDAEKIWHPTLVQVMRETREPFVNAIYDCDPLERIVWDNVVLIGDAAHPTTPHSSRSTNMSILDAAVLGQCLEKWGSENLMAALEEYQSIRLPIASKQVLHARRVGRIKQGLELPDCKSFNPNTANWEECKTLLQRAVPFFGHNPLL; encoded by the exons ATGAATTACAGTAATGATCTTTCTCATCAAAACAAGCCGAAGCCGAAGGCCGTGATCGTAGGAGGGAGCATAGCAGGTGTGTCATGTGCGCATGCGCTCATTCTGGCGGGGTGGGACGTTGTGGTCATAGAGAAATCGTGCAGGCCTCCGAAAGGAAACCCCACTGGCGCAGGACTCGCGTTTGATCCGCTCTCTCAGGAGCTCATCGGGTCCTGGACTGGACGCCCTGAACTCCTCCATGACATCACCTCCCCTCTCGCTATTGATCTT AACCAAGCAATCGATGACGAGAAATCCATAAAGATACTAGCAAGAgatgaaaatttcaatcatAGAGCAGCACATTGGTCCAGTCTGCATCACCACCTGTTCTCTGCATTGCCACCAGAAATATTCCTGTGGGGccatcttttcctctctttctctatttccAAGGATAAGCGACAGGTCAAAATCAGGGCCCAAGTTCTCGACACCGAAGAAACTGCGGAAGTAGACGAAGATTTGCTCGTCGCTGCAGATGGATGCAACTCTCTGATTCGCAAGCACTATTTTCCCGACGTCAAACTAAG GTATTCAGGCTACTGCGGCTGGAGAGGAGTTCTCGGTTATTCGGGGATTGAAGATTCCAAAACCATCAAGAACGTTAGGGAGGCATATCCGGAGCTCGGAAAATGCTTGTACATCGACTTGACGCCCGGAAATCATACCGTTTTTTTTGAGATCCCAAACAAAAGGCTGAACTGGACATGGTGTTTGAACCAACCTGAGCCTCACTTAAAG GGCAATTCGGTTACTATGAAAGTAAGTGATGAAATGATTCAGAAGATGTACCAAGATGCAGAGAAAATTTGGCATCCTACTTTGGTTCAGGTCATGAGAGAAACTAGAGAACCTTTTGTCAATGCCATTTACGACTGTGATCCCCTAGAACGGATAGTTTGGGACAACGTGGTACTTATCGGCGACGCAGCACACCCCACAACACCACACAGCTCGAGGAGCACAAACATGTCGATTCTAGATGCGGCAGTCCTAGGCCAATGCTTGGAGAAGTGGGGGTCGGAAAATCTAATGGCTGCTCTTGAAGAATACCAATCCATTAGGTTACCCATTGCATCCAAGCAAGTCTTGCATGCCCGGCGAGTCGGGAGGATAAAACAAGGCCTTGAACTTCCTGACTGCAAATCTTTCAATCCTAACACAGCCAATTGGGAGGAATGCAAGACGCTTCTACAGAGAGCCGTGCCCTTCTTCGGGCATAACCCTTTGCTCTAA